CTTCGTCGTCCTGCACCAGGCGAAAATAGCCGCTCTGCAGGCGGCTGTAGTCCTTCAGGGCCAGGCCTTCGAGGTCCTTGATGCCGACTTCAGCGAGCGAGGCGAACAGGTTCAGTTCGCGCTGCTCGTCGTCAACTGCGCCACCGGCTTGGGCATTGCGGATGTCACGCACGGTCGGTGCGCGCAGCGACAGGCTGTCGACCTGCACGCCGTTGGCCTCGCTGGGGCGCGACAGACGCACGGTCACCCGCTCGGCGTTGACGGTCAGCCATTGCGGCAGTTTCTTCGCTTGAGCCATCGAGCGTTCTCCTTAAAGACCCAGGGCGGCGCGCTGGGCGGCCAGCTGGTCGACACCGTCGATCACCCGCTTCATGCCCAGGGCGTCGATTTCGTAGACCAGGCGGCCATCGACTTCGAGCTTGTAGTAGGTGACGGCGACGCTGTGCTTGATCTCGGCCTTGTCGCCGGATTTCCAGTCGCCCATGTCGATCTCTTTCAGCGAACCGCGCAGGGTGACGATGACCGGGTTGATCTTGCCCTTGAGGCCCTTGAAGGCGCCGCGGAAGGTGCCGTTGAAGGCGGTGCCGTCGGCCAGGCCGAAGAACTTCAGCGACTCGCGGCGCACGCCGGTGGTGGTGAAGGCCGCTTCCTGCTTCTCCATGCCCTGGTCCATCTCGACCGGCATGTCCATGCCGCCGGGGCGGTGCTCTTCCATCTTCAGGGTGAGCTTGGGCAGGGTCAGGCTGGGCACGTCGCCCTGGAAGCTGACGCCATCGACGAACAGGTTCAGGTTGGCCAGTGTTTCGGGAATCATTGCCATGTAGGTGCGCTCCTTAAGCGGCGGAATCGAGGACTTCGGTCAGCCACTGGTTGGTGACTTCGACGCGGAAATTGGGGTTTTCGGCAGGCGGCACATCGGTGAAGCGGATGTTCCAGTACACCTTGCCCTGCTCCAGCTGGCTGGCGGTGTTCAGCTCCGGGTCGGCGAAGACCTCGAAGTTGATGATCGCGCCCTGGTTCTTCAGGTCGCGCATGAAGGCCTGCAGGCCCTCGGTGACGTCCTTGACGTAGGTGGCGGTGATGGAGCGGTCGACGGCCCACTTGTGGCCGTAGAGGATCGCGTCCATGACGATGTCCATGGTCCGCACGCGGGTGACGAAGGCCCATTTCGGGTCGCTCGACAGGGTGCGGTTGCCCCACAGGCGGAAGCCGTCGTCGCGGATGATGGTGGCGATGTTGGCGTTGTTCAGCAGGTTGGCGCGGCAGGTGTCGTCGCCATCGAGGAACTCCACGGCACGGGTGGTACCGGTGATGCCGACGAACTCCTTGTTCGAAGGCGACGCCCAGAAGCCGTACTCGCGGTCGGTGAAGGCGAACAGGCCGGCGACCCAGGCCGAACCCGGCGCGTCGACGGTGGCCTCTGCGGCGTTGTCCCAGTACCGCACGCCCGGATCAACCAGGAAGGCGCGCTTGGCGCCGAAATTCTTGGCGTAGGCGATGGCCGCTTCATCGGTGGTGTTGGGGCCGTCGATGATGGCGATGGCGCGCAGCTTGTCGGCCAGGGCTACCAGGGCGGTACCGACGGCCTGGGTGGCGCTGTGCTTGGGGGTGACCAGCAGGCGCGGCTGGGCGTTGAAACGGCTCTTGCCGTCGAGCAGCGCCTGCAGGCCAGTGCGCTTGCCGTCGGCCAGCACGTTGCCGATGATCGCCGAGGTCTGCTCGGCGGCGTCTTCGACCTTGGCCACGCCGCAAGCGACGATGACCGCCTTGGCACGGCTGTAGATGGCGCGGCAGGCCTTGGTGATCGCCGCGTCCTGGCCGAACGCCGCGACCGCTTCGCGCTCGCTGGTGATCAGTACCAGGTCATTGGCCTTGGCGGTGACGCCCGGGCCTTCGGTGAAGGTGTCGACCAGGCCGATGATCGAGGACGATGGCAGTGCGATGTTGCGGGCGCCGGTGTCGACGTTGGTCACGGTGACGCCGTGGAAGAATCCGCTCATAAAATCTCCAGATATGAAAAGGCCTCGCATCGCGAGGCCAGGAATAGGATGGAAAAGAAAAGCTCCGTCAGTGCATGGCTTTACCGAATCGGTGCAACGGACTGAATCGCTGATATCGCGTCCTCTGCGATAGTTTGAGCTTCGAGAATGCGGCCGGCTGAGCACTCGCCGCGAATCTGCTCCTTGGCCTGTAGACGCAATTCGCGCAGTCGTAACAACGCTACGTCATGCCGGGCTGACTCCCGCAAAATCTCATCGGCCGCCTGTTGCGACGTGCGGCCATTGATAGCCCAGGCAGCGATCATCGGAGGAATGTCGCCCGCGTAGCCGGCTGCTGCAAAAGCCGTAGCTTCAGCGGCAGCCCGCTCGTACTCAATGACACGTAGTGGATCACCAACCACGGCAACACGGGCGGCGTCAGTTACCGCATCCAGCCACCTGCAAAGGGACACCTCATCGTGGACAGGTCGCGTCAGATCCGTCGCCTCGTCTTGTGTGATCGCAACTAAGTGTTGTGGAATACGATCATCCTGCGAGCCATCCGCCTCATAGGCGAATACAGTTCCCATGCTAGGGTCTTTGTAGTATTTCATGCATGTTCCTTATCGAAGTTCCAGCCAGGTCGTTGGCTGGAAGTTGCAGGAATAGGTCACTCCATGGGGCACAATAAAAGACACAGAATCGCTAATGCCTGTTTGGACGCCGCTACTCGACCAGCAAACCTCCAGCCCATTGACGAAGTACTTCAATAGCAATCCCAAGTGGTTCACTTGAGAGAGCGTCACCACAATCGGGCGCCCCGTCGTATTCGTGTAAGTAGTATTCGCAGCCCTCGAGGTTCTGACGTCCTGCCAGGTCTGCCCCACCCCAAGCGTAAGCGAAACAGCATTCCTCAAAGCGCTCTGTACAAAGCTGGTGTTGGCAAGTCGCGTAGTGTCATCGCCGTAAGGGGCTGTGTCTGCCTTGGGCGCGCCGGTAAACACCGGATTGACCAGGGACGCCAACGGGTAGCCGTTCCACTTCAGTTGGCCGCCAACGTCCATATGGAGCTTTGCTGCGTATTTGCCAGCCCAATGAAAAGCAAGGCCTGGGCCATATTCGTCCCGCACCTCGGCGGGAGCCCATTCTCCCACCTGCTGAACTTCTCGGAGCTCCAGCCCGGTGGAGCGCCAGTCCGCCGTATTGACAGCCGAAGCTAGTTGCGGACGCTGCTGACTCACACCGCTGACTATCAGCCTGTTCCCCACCGCTGTCTGCACAAAAGCAGTCGTGGCCAACTGTTGGCTGTTGGTACCTGAGGCAGCAGTGGGTGCCACAGGAACGCCGACGAAGGAGGGGCTATTGAGTTTCGCCAGCT
This sequence is a window from Pseudomonas maumuensis. Protein-coding genes within it:
- a CDS encoding phage major tail tube protein: MAMIPETLANLNLFVDGVSFQGDVPSLTLPKLTLKMEEHRPGGMDMPVEMDQGMEKQEAAFTTTGVRRESLKFFGLADGTAFNGTFRGAFKGLKGKINPVIVTLRGSLKEIDMGDWKSGDKAEIKHSVAVTYYKLEVDGRLVYEIDALGMKRVIDGVDQLAAQRAALGL
- a CDS encoding phage tail sheath subtilisin-like domain-containing protein, with the protein product MSGFFHGVTVTNVDTGARNIALPSSSIIGLVDTFTEGPGVTAKANDLVLITSEREAVAAFGQDAAITKACRAIYSRAKAVIVACGVAKVEDAAEQTSAIIGNVLADGKRTGLQALLDGKSRFNAQPRLLVTPKHSATQAVGTALVALADKLRAIAIIDGPNTTDEAAIAYAKNFGAKRAFLVDPGVRYWDNAAEATVDAPGSAWVAGLFAFTDREYGFWASPSNKEFVGITGTTRAVEFLDGDDTCRANLLNNANIATIIRDDGFRLWGNRTLSSDPKWAFVTRVRTMDIVMDAILYGHKWAVDRSITATYVKDVTEGLQAFMRDLKNQGAIINFEVFADPELNTASQLEQGKVYWNIRFTDVPPAENPNFRVEVTNQWLTEVLDSAA
- a CDS encoding phage tail protein, which produces MKYYKDPSMGTVFAYEADGSQDDRIPQHLVAITQDEATDLTRPVHDEVSLCRWLDAVTDAARVAVVGDPLRVIEYERAAAEATAFAAAGYAGDIPPMIAAWAINGRTSQQAADEILRESARHDVALLRLRELRLQAKEQIRGECSAGRILEAQTIAEDAISAIQSVAPIR
- a CDS encoding phage tail assembly protein yields the protein MAQAKKLPQWLTVNAERVTVRLSRPSEANGVQVDSLSLRAPTVRDIRNAQAGGAVDDEQRELNLFASLAEVGIKDLEGLALKDYSRLQSGYFRLVQDDEV